A stretch of Motacilla alba alba isolate MOTALB_02 chromosome 18, Motacilla_alba_V1.0_pri, whole genome shotgun sequence DNA encodes these proteins:
- the UNC13D gene encoding protein unc-13 homolog D: MRHFLLELCRALHLKTIPPAQPLVPAHSLPLPRSLLTLLWHHTLSVLSAARGPQVPSVQHCQRLFCALKSLELCFHAEGCGLPLKILHSAAFRTLETHLALCSATSHKLIQKYFSNRIQQQLDTSSEKYGAVTIKALYRPSEQKLHVEVLNATNLIPLDSNGSSDPFVQLTLEPRHEFPEVVARTTQCKRNELHPLFDEAFDFLIPAEKCLAGRGPVCCSPCLTTTCWGPTTWRAKPSSPCAVCPALDTEEDETDMGRLPQTRLPLTPPQAHG; the protein is encoded by the exons atgaGGCACTTCCTTCTGGAGCTTTGCAGAGCCCTTCACCTGAAGAccatccctccagcccagcccctggttCCTGCTCACAGCCTCCCTCTCCCCCGCAGCCTCCTCACTCTGCTGTGGCACCACACCCTGTCCGTGCTCTCAGCAGCACGGGGGCCGCAGGTGCCCTCggtccagcactgccagaggcTGTTCTGTGCCCTGAAG agcctggagctgtgcttccACGCCGAGGGCTGCGGGCTGCCGCTGAAGATCCTCCACAGTGCAGCCTTCAGG aCACTGGAGACTCACCTGGCTCTCTGCTCCGCCACCAGCCACAAACTCATCCAGAAATACTTCAGCAACAGGATCCAGCAGCAG CTGGACACGAGCTCAGAGAAGTACGGGGCCGTGACCATCAAAGCTCTGTACCGGCCTTCGGAGCAGAAACTCCACGTGGAAGTGCTCAACGCCACTAACCTCATCCCGCTGGACTCCAACG GCTCCAGCGACCCCTTCGTGCAGCTCACCCTGGAGCCCCGGCACGAGTTCCCCGAGGTGGTGGCTCGGACCACCCAGTGCAAGAGGAACGAGCTGCACCCCCTCTTCGACGAAGCCTTCGACTT CTTGATCCCCGCCGAGAAGTGCCTGGCAGGAAGGGGGCCTGTCTGCTGCTCACCGTGTTTGACTACGACGTGCTGGGGTCCAACGACCTGGAGGGCGAAGCCTTCTTCCCCCTGTGCCGTCTGCCCGGCCCTCGACACCGAGGAGGACGAGACTGACATGGGACGGTTGCCCCAGACCCGGCTCCCCCTCACCCCACCCCAAGCCCACGG ATGa